The Salvelinus alpinus chromosome 28, SLU_Salpinus.1, whole genome shotgun sequence genome includes a window with the following:
- the LOC139556998 gene encoding ephrin type-B receptor 2-like isoform X4, whose amino-acid sequence MPSISVVMDILYCLWIFPMVGAVEEILMDSTTATAELGWTIYPALGWEEVSGYDENMNTIRTYQVCNVFDNNQNNWVRTKYIRRRGAQRIHVEIKFSVRDCSSIPSVPGSCKETFNLYYYETDSDTANKVSPAWMENPWIKVDTIAADESFSQVDLGSRVMKINREVRSFGPVSRQGFYLAFQDYGSCMSLIAVRVFYRKCPRVVENGAVFPETLSGAESTSLVAARGVCVPNGEEVDVPIKLYCNGDGEWMVPIGRCMCKAGHEVVENGTVCRACGSGFFKPSQGDHQCLQCPINSRITNEGATNCVCRNGYYRTDSDPPLMPCTTIPSAPQSVISIVNETSLRLEWGAPRDGGGREDVVYNIICKSCGGGRGGCTRCGDNVQFVPRQLGLTETRVHISDLLAHTQYTFEIQAVNGVSDQSPYSPQYSSVKITTNQAAPSAVSIMHQVSRTPDSITLSWSQPDQPNGLILDYELQYYEKSMAEWNSSVVRSQTNTAVIRGLKPGAIYVFQVRARTVAGFGRFSGKMFFQTMTEEEYQSSFQEKLPLIIGSAAAGMVFIIAVVVFVFVCNRRSSERPESEFTDKLQHYTSGHRMKIYIDPFTYEDPNEAVREFAKEIDTSCVKIEQVIGAGEFGEVCSGNLRLPGKREILVAIKTLKVGYTERQRRDFLSEASIMGQFDHPNIIHLEGVVTKSAPVMIITEFMENGSLDSFLRQNDGQFTVIQLVGMLRGIAAGMKYLNDMNYVHRDLAARNILVNSNLVCKVSDFGLSRFLEDDTSDPTYTSALGGKIPIRWTAPEAIQYRKFTSSSDGWSYGIVMWEVMSYGERPYWDMSNQDVINAIEQDYRLPPPMDCPSALHQLMLDCWQKDRNNRPKFSQIVNNLDKMIRNPNSLKATTPLSSSVHLPLLDRRTPDFSSFSTVDEWLDAIKMGQYKENFANEEFTSFDVVSQMTMEDILRVGVTLVGHQKKILNSVQSMRAQMNQITSVEV is encoded by the exons AAATACTCATGGACTCTACGACGGCAACAGCAGAGCTGGGGTGGACTATCTATCCAGCATTGGGG tgggaggaggtgagTGGCTACGATGAGAATATGAATACCATCCGCACCTACCAGGTGTGCAATGTCTTCGACAACAACCAGAACAACTGGGTCCGCACCAAGTACATCCGCCGGCGCGGCGCCCAACGCATCCACGTGGAGATTAAGTTCTCGGTGCGCGACTGCAGCTCCATCCCCAGCGTCCCCGGCTCCTGTAAAGAGACTTTTAACCTGTACTACTATGAGACAGACTCAGACACGGCCAATAAGGTGTCCCCGGCCTGGATGGAGAACCCCTGGATTAAAGTGGACACCATTGCTGCAGATGAGAGCTTCTCCCAGGTGGACCTGGGCAGCCGGGTGATGAAAATCAACAGGGAGGTACGGAGCTTCGGCCCCGTGTCACGCCAGGGTTTCTACCTGGCATTCCAGGACTACGGCAGCTGCATGTCGCTCATCGCCGTGCGCGTCTTCTACAGGAAGTGCCCCCGCGTGGTCGAGAATGGCGCTGTGTTCCCTGAGACCCTGTCGGGGGCGGAGAGCACCTCCCTGGTGGCGgcgcggggtgtgtgtgtgcccaaTGGGGAGGAGGTGGATGTGCCCATCAAGCTCTACTGTAACGGGGACGGGGAGTGGATGGTGCCCATTGGGCGCTGTATGTGCAAGGCTGGGCACGAGGTGGTGGAGAACGGCACGGTGTGTCGAG CGTGTGGCTCAGGGTTCTTTAAGCCTTCCCAGGGCGACCACCAGTGTCTCCAGTGTCCCATCAACAGTCGCATCACCAACGAGGGGGCCACCAACTGTGTGTGCCGCAACGGTTACTACCGCACCGACTCAGATCCCCCACTGATGCCCTGCACCA CCATCCCCTCTGCGCCCCAGAGTGTAATCTCCATCGTGAACGAGACATCCCTGAGGTTGGAGTGGGGCGCGCCGCGCGATGGCGGGGGCCGCGAGGACGTGGTCTACAACATCATTTGTAAGAGCTGTGGAGGGGGCCGGGGAGGCTGTACCCGCTGCGGGGACAACGTCCAGTTCGTCCCCCGCCAACTGGGCCTGACAGAGACCAGGGTCCACATCAGTGACCTGCTGGCCCACACGCAGTACACCTTTGAGATCCAGGCAGTCAACGGGGTCTCCGACCAGAGCCCCTACTCGCCACAGTACTCCTCAGTCAAAATCACCACCAACCAGGCCG cgcCATCGGCCGTGTCGATTATGCACCAGGTGAGCCGGACCCCTGACAGCATCACTCTCTCCTGGTCCCAACCTGACCAGCCCAACGGCCTCATACTGGACTATGAGCTGCAGTACTATGAAAAG AGCATGGCAGAATGGAACTCATCAGTGGTGCGCAGCCAGACCAACACAGCAGTCATCCGGGGCCTGAAGCCTGGAGCTATATACGTCTTCCAGGTGCGGGCTCGGACCGTGGCTGGATTCGGACGCTTCAGCGGAAAGATGTTCTTTCAGACCATGACCGAAG AAGAGTACCAGTCCAGCTTTCAGGAGAAGCTCCCCCTCATCATTGGCTCCGCCGCTGCAGGCATGGTCTTCATCATCGCTGTCGTCGTATTCGTATTCGTCTGCAATCGAAGAAGCTCTGAGAGACCAGAATCTGAATTCACAGATAAGCTCCAGCACTACACAAGTGGCCACA GAATGAAGATCTATATCGACCCATTCACTTATGAGGACCCCAACGAGGCAGTGAGGGAGTTTGCCAAAGAGATTGACACCTCCTGTGTCAAGATTGAGCAAGTCATTGGCGCAG GAGAGTTTGGGGAGGTGTGCAGTGGGAACCTGCGTCTCCCCGGAAAGAGAGAGATCCTGGTGGCCATCAAGACCCTGAAGGTGGGCTACACAGAGCGCCAGAGGCGGGACTTCCTATCTGAGGCGTCCATCATGGGCCAGTTTGACCACCCCAACATCATCCACTTGGAGGGCGTGGTCACCAAGAGTGCCCCCGTCATGATCATCACTGAGTTCATGGAGAATGGATCACTGGACTCCTTCCTCAGG CAAAATGACGGGCAGTTCACAGTGATCCAACTGGTGGGCATGCTGCGTGGCATAGCAGCGGGCATGAAGTACCTGAATGACATGAACTACGTGCACCGGGACCTGGCCGCCCGCAACATCCTGGTCAATAGCAACCTGGTGTGTAAGGTGTCTGACTTCGGGCTCTCGCGCTTTCTGGAGGATGACACATCAGATCCCACCTACACCAGCGCCCTG GGAGGGAAGATCCCTATCCGATGGACTGCCCCGGAAGCCATCCAGTACAGGAAGTTCACCTCCTCCAGTGATGGGTGGAGCTACGGCATCGTCATGTGGGAGGTGATGTCATACGGAGAGAGGCCCTACTGGGACATGAGTAATCAAGAT GTGATCAATGCCATAGAACAGGACTACCGGTTGCCCCCGCCCATGGACTGCCCTAGTGCCCTGCACCAGCTCATGCTGGACTGCTGGCAGAAGGACCGCAACAATCGGCCCAAGTTCAGCCAGATTGTCAATAACCTGGACAAGATGATCCGCAACCCCAACAGTCTGAAGGCCACGACGCCGCTGTCATCAAG TGTTCACCTACCTCTGCTGGACCGCAGGACGCCTGACTTCTCCAGCTTCAGCACCGTGGATGAGTGGCTGGATGCCATCAAGATGGGCCAGTACAAGGAGAACTTTGCCAACGAGGAATTCACCAGCTTCGACGTGGTCTCCCAAATGACCATGGA ggaCATCCTCCGAGTAGGGGTGACCCTAGTGGGCCACCAGAAGAAGATCCTTAACAGTGTCCAGTCTATGCGGGCCCAGATGAATCAGATCACCTCCGTTGAGGTCTGA